A stretch of the Coprobacillus cateniformis genome encodes the following:
- the gmk gene encoding guanylate kinase → MKKGLLIILSGPSGVGKGTVRQELFKDESLNLAYSISMTTRKPRPAETDGVDYFFVSEEEFKQRIENNELLEYAQFVGNYYGTPKFYVEKLLDEGKNVVLEIEVQGALQVMARCPDALTIFLVPPSFEELERRIRGRRTEAEDVVRERLDKASKEIATKDEYKYVVENDDVLAAKEHIAKIIKENS, encoded by the coding sequence GTGAAAAAAGGGTTGTTAATTATACTGAGTGGACCTAGTGGGGTAGGAAAAGGGACAGTTCGTCAAGAGTTATTCAAAGATGAAAGTTTAAATTTGGCATATTCTATTTCTATGACAACAAGAAAACCGAGACCTGCTGAAACAGATGGTGTTGATTATTTCTTTGTGAGTGAGGAAGAATTTAAACAAAGAATTGAAAATAATGAACTGTTAGAGTATGCACAATTTGTTGGAAATTATTATGGAACACCAAAGTTCTATGTAGAAAAATTATTGGATGAGGGAAAAAATGTAGTTTTGGAAATTGAAGTACAAGGTGCATTGCAAGTTATGGCAAGATGTCCAGATGCTTTAACAATATTCTTGGTACCGCCATCATTTGAAGAATTGGAACGTCGTATTAGAGGTAGACGTACTGAGGCAGAAGATGTTGTGAGAGAACGTTTAGATAAAGCGAGTAAAGAAATCGCAACAAAAGATGAATATAAATACGTTGTTGAAAATGATGATGTTTTGGCTGCGAAAGAACATATTGCAAAAATTATCAAAGAAAATTCTTAA
- a CDS encoding Rqc2 family fibronectin-binding protein, protein MAYDGIMMSRVVENLQSQLERGRINKIYQISQYELLFHMRSQSSNMKLLMSIHPMYARLQLTSLSFPTPPSPNAFTMLLRKHLEGAYLESVKQIQLDRIVDMTFIGTNELKDTVKYHIYIEIMGKHSNVVIAHDNNKIIDCLKRVSPSMNSQRILQPGATYQFPPMLDKKNPLTSSYEKTDNFTRTYQGFSPELSREVLYRIDQGESFQDIMKMLKESNTLFIHKLMDKEYFHMIPLLHLQCPYYEYPLFDGLDKHYDFIDQKDRIKQQTSDLAKYIQNEYQKNLSKLHKLEKTLFDSQNSDEYRIKGDLLFANLHLIQRGQKEITVDNYYDDTKMTITLDERYDGKTNANRYYAKYQKAKNSLHHLNEQIHLTKEEIDYFDSLMTLMENASYYDALEIKEELENLGYLKKKKTKQVYRKKNKLHIETYLTKENITIYVGKNNLQNDYLTFKMASRNDMWFHVKDMPGSHVVVHSEELNEYTIRLASKIAAYFSKGKHSSSVPVNYTQIKTLKKPQGAKPGQVILNHYSTIYIDPDDSFLNEINKID, encoded by the coding sequence ATGGCTTATGATGGAATTATGATGTCTCGCGTTGTTGAAAATCTACAATCACAACTAGAAAGAGGCAGAATCAACAAAATATATCAGATATCTCAATATGAATTATTGTTTCATATGCGTTCTCAATCTTCAAATATGAAACTATTGATGTCCATACATCCCATGTATGCAAGATTACAACTGACATCATTATCTTTTCCGACTCCACCATCTCCTAATGCTTTTACAATGTTATTAAGGAAGCATTTAGAAGGTGCATATTTAGAGTCTGTGAAACAAATTCAGCTTGATCGTATCGTTGATATGACTTTTATTGGAACAAATGAATTAAAAGATACAGTGAAATATCATATTTATATTGAAATTATGGGTAAACATTCTAATGTTGTTATTGCTCATGATAACAATAAAATTATTGATTGTTTAAAACGTGTTTCTCCTTCAATGAATTCTCAAAGAATTCTTCAGCCTGGAGCAACTTATCAGTTTCCTCCTATGCTAGATAAAAAAAATCCTTTGACAAGCAGTTATGAAAAGACTGATAATTTCACAAGAACTTATCAAGGCTTTTCTCCAGAACTTTCAAGGGAAGTGCTTTATCGTATTGATCAAGGAGAATCGTTTCAAGATATTATGAAGATGCTAAAAGAATCAAACACACTTTTTATTCATAAATTAATGGATAAAGAATATTTTCATATGATTCCTTTATTACATTTACAATGTCCTTATTATGAATACCCATTATTTGATGGTCTTGATAAACATTATGATTTTATTGATCAAAAAGATCGTATCAAACAACAAACTTCAGATTTAGCAAAATATATTCAAAATGAATATCAAAAGAATCTATCTAAACTTCATAAATTAGAAAAAACCTTGTTTGATTCTCAAAACAGTGATGAATATCGCATTAAGGGTGATTTATTGTTTGCGAATCTTCATCTTATCCAAAGAGGACAAAAAGAAATTACTGTTGATAATTACTATGATGATACAAAAATGACAATAACTCTAGATGAGAGATATGATGGAAAAACGAATGCCAATAGATATTATGCAAAATATCAAAAAGCAAAGAATTCTTTACATCATTTAAATGAACAAATTCATTTAACAAAAGAAGAAATTGATTATTTTGATTCATTGATGACCTTGATGGAAAATGCATCCTATTATGATGCATTAGAAATCAAAGAAGAATTAGAAAATCTTGGATATTTAAAAAAGAAGAAAACAAAACAAGTTTATCGAAAGAAAAATAAGCTTCATATAGAAACTTATTTAACAAAAGAAAATATAACAATATATGTAGGTAAGAATAACCTTCAAAATGATTATCTTACCTTTAAAATGGCTTCAAGAAACGATATGTGGTTTCATGTCAAAGACATGCCTGGAAGCCATGTTGTTGTGCATAGTGAAGAACTGAATGAATATACAATAAGACTGGCAAGCAAGATCGCTGCTTACTTTTCGAAAGGTAAACACAGTTCTTCTGTACCAGTCAATTATACACAGATTAAAACCTTGAAGAAACCGCAGGGAGCAAAACCGGGTCAAGTGATATTAAATCATTATTCAACCATTTATATTGATCCCGACGATTCATTTCTTAATGAGATTAATAAGATTGATTAG
- a CDS encoding YtxH domain-containing protein — translation MKIGKFILGLGIGAAAGLLLAPKKGSELREDIKRESLKAYDQLKNMTKEDVEAMLGQTIETVKKSVDEFDLDVFKETTKEKLSDLETKLEEFANRVKETDQYMQVKESVYDLSDKVNSKIDEVKTKVLDATLSDEDLEKLENEIDDVEDKLEEMIEEIKD, via the coding sequence ATGAAAATTGGTAAGTTTATTTTAGGTTTAGGAATTGGTGCTGCTGCTGGATTATTATTAGCACCAAAAAAAGGTAGTGAATTAAGAGAAGATATTAAGAGAGAATCTTTAAAGGCATATGATCAATTGAAAAATATGACTAAAGAAGATGTTGAAGCAATGCTTGGGCAAACAATTGAAACAGTTAAAAAATCTGTTGATGAATTTGATTTGGATGTATTTAAAGAAACAACAAAGGAAAAATTATCTGATTTGGAAACAAAATTAGAAGAATTTGCTAACAGAGTGAAAGAGACTGATCAATATATGCAGGTTAAAGAAAGTGTATATGATTTAAGTGATAAAGTGAATTCTAAAATTGATGAAGTGAAAACAAAGGTTTTAGATGCAACTTTAAGTGATGAAGATTTAGAAAAGTTAGAAAACGAAATCGATGATGTTGAAGATAAATTAGAAGAAATGATTGAAGAAATCAAAGATTAA
- a CDS encoding DUF948 domain-containing protein has product MENAQLVSMCILILSGAFALISLGLLLIRMSGAVKEATVLMTMVETTLTKVNHILDDINNKMEMLNAPVELFSGFFSKGGLKATLLSGLGLLTSMFRRKK; this is encoded by the coding sequence ATGGAAAACGCACAATTAGTATCTATGTGTATTTTGATCTTGTCTGGGGCTTTTGCTTTAATAAGTTTAGGACTCTTGTTAATTAGGATGTCTGGTGCTGTGAAGGAAGCAACTGTTTTAATGACAATGGTAGAAACAACATTAACAAAAGTGAATCATATTTTAGATGATATCAATAATAAAATGGAGATGTTGAATGCGCCTGTTGAATTGTTTAGTGGCTTCTTTTCAAAAGGTGGTTTGAAGGCAACATTGCTTTCTGGATTAGGGTTATTAACTTCTATGTTTAGAAGAAAAAAATAA
- a CDS encoding LacI family DNA-binding transcriptional regulator, producing MGKNVTIYDVAREAGVSLATVSRVINGSNVVKPGTRDRVMDAIQRLDFKPNQIARGLATSKTTTIAIVFPQSLFAHVKDMIGGIGDTSRRLDYNVSIYTTDEIGDGNPIETVIEKVVKSRADGVILFNNEEIEQEIELVNKYKIPSVVIGACVSSQYMGSIFVDSKKIAYDIVNEYLNRGQSDIAFVSPKQNLIKTDDMISGIVQAYQEHNLTFDTDKQIIHTSTHYEKSYPQFLEYFKTHKHDVVFTGYDKEAVAVVNAAIDNGIQIPEDMEVIGMMNTSYALICRPALTSIHVPVYDMGALAVRLLTKILNEEEIDTKEVPVQHLMMPRGTTK from the coding sequence ATGGGAAAGAATGTAACAATTTACGATGTTGCTAGAGAGGCTGGTGTCTCTCTGGCAACAGTTTCACGTGTAATTAATGGTTCTAATGTTGTGAAACCAGGTACACGTGATCGCGTTATGGACGCTATTCAACGTTTAGATTTCAAACCAAATCAAATTGCAAGAGGTCTTGCAACAAGTAAAACAACAACAATTGCGATTGTTTTTCCACAGTCATTATTTGCACATGTTAAAGATATGATTGGTGGTATAGGAGATACAAGCCGTCGCTTAGATTACAATGTAAGTATTTATACAACTGATGAAATTGGAGATGGTAATCCCATTGAAACAGTGATTGAAAAGGTTGTAAAATCACGAGCTGATGGAGTTATCCTATTTAATAATGAGGAAATTGAGCAGGAAATTGAATTGGTAAACAAATATAAAATTCCATCAGTTGTCATTGGAGCTTGTGTATCAAGTCAATATATGGGATCTATCTTTGTGGATTCTAAAAAAATTGCTTATGATATCGTCAATGAATATTTAAATAGAGGTCAAAGTGATATTGCTTTTGTTAGCCCAAAACAAAATCTGATTAAAACTGATGATATGATTTCTGGTATTGTTCAAGCTTACCAAGAACACAATCTAACTTTTGATACTGATAAACAAATTATTCATACATCTACGCATTATGAAAAAAGTTATCCGCAATTCTTAGAATATTTTAAAACTCATAAACATGATGTTGTCTTCACTGGATATGATAAAGAAGCTGTTGCAGTTGTCAATGCTGCCATTGATAATGGTATTCAAATTCCTGAAGATATGGAAGTCATTGGAATGATGAATACAAGTTATGCTTTAATTTGTCGACCAGCCTTAACTTCTATTCATGTGCCTGTCTATGATATGGGAGCTTTAGCAGTTCGTTTATTAACAAAAATTTTAAATGAAGAAGAAATTGATACAAAAGAGGTTCCAGTGCAACATTTAATGATGCCAAGAGGAACAACAAAATAA
- a CDS encoding M24 family metallopeptidase → MNQQRVNKVLEEMQTRGIDHLIISDPSSIDYLIGYSNHPGERMFVLLLSIEGNHVIFLNNLFYLDQELEMNIIWYDDTQDGPALVAQYLKDANVVGVDKNWEARFLMRVMELANDECCFELGSICVDYVRMIKEEEEKALMRESSRFNDLAIDQVIQLCAKGNLTEKEVSQEVEGIFQKLGCSGNSFAPIVAYGANGADGHHEGDNSLLKPGDSIVIDMGGQYHGYCSDMTRTVFYKEVSDEQRKVYNLVRQANEAAEAIIKPGVRLCDIDKVARDIITEAGYGKNFNHRLGHFIGRDVHEYGDVSAVFDMPVEAGMIFSIEPGIYIQGDFGVRIEDLVLVTEDGCEVLNSYSKDLLIIG, encoded by the coding sequence ATGAATCAACAGAGAGTAAATAAAGTTTTAGAAGAAATGCAAACAAGAGGAATAGATCATTTGATTATAAGTGATCCTAGTTCAATTGATTATTTAATTGGATACAGTAATCATCCAGGTGAAAGAATGTTTGTTTTATTGTTGTCAATAGAAGGTAATCATGTCATTTTCTTAAATAATCTTTTCTATTTAGATCAAGAATTAGAAATGAATATTATCTGGTATGATGATACTCAAGATGGGCCAGCATTGGTTGCACAGTATTTGAAAGATGCAAATGTTGTAGGTGTTGATAAAAATTGGGAAGCAAGATTTTTAATGCGTGTTATGGAGTTGGCGAATGATGAATGCTGCTTTGAATTAGGATCTATTTGTGTTGATTATGTGAGAATGATTAAAGAGGAAGAGGAAAAAGCCTTGATGCGTGAATCAAGTCGTTTCAATGATTTGGCTATTGATCAAGTTATCCAACTTTGTGCTAAAGGGAATTTAACTGAAAAAGAAGTCTCTCAAGAAGTTGAAGGCATTTTTCAAAAGTTAGGATGCTCAGGAAATTCCTTTGCACCAATTGTTGCATATGGTGCCAATGGAGCTGATGGACACCATGAAGGTGATAATTCTTTGCTAAAACCTGGAGATAGTATTGTTATTGACATGGGTGGACAATATCATGGGTATTGTAGTGATATGACAAGAACTGTTTTCTATAAAGAAGTTTCTGATGAACAAAGGAAAGTTTATAATCTTGTACGCCAAGCTAATGAAGCTGCTGAAGCTATAATTAAACCAGGTGTCAGATTGTGTGATATTGACAAAGTTGCTAGAGATATTATTACAGAGGCTGGTTATGGTAAGAATTTTAATCATCGTTTAGGTCATTTTATTGGAAGAGATGTTCATGAATATGGTGATGTTTCAGCTGTTTTTGATATGCCTGTTGAAGCAGGTATGATTTTCTCAATCGAACCAGGTATCTATATTCAAGGAGATTTTGGAGTGCGAATTGAAGATCTTGTTTTGGTGACTGAAGATGGTTGTGAAGTTTTGAATTCATATTCTAAAGATTTGCTAATTATTGGTTAA
- a CDS encoding UDP-N-acetylmuramate--L-alanine ligase translates to MYYFIGIKGSGMASLATILYDLGHKVAGSDIDKYIFIEDELKKRDIPIYSFNKNNIKDGYDVIIGNAFDESNEEVKEALANPNVKTHTYYDFLAQLLDKYVSIGIAGTHGKTTTTGMAYHLFKDYNKTSVLIGDGTGHAVKDSHYFIAETCEYQDHFLHYQPTYAVINNIEMDHVDYFQSIEQYVQSFEQFANQVKDTVVVWGDDPHLPHLNYTKRVLKFGISDKNDVIAKNIINNNHGLYFDVYIHGDLFGHFALPFYGMHMLYDSLAVITLGYLENMDADYIQKRLSTFDGVKRRYTVQEVGNNVYVDDYAHHPTAIKYVIEATRSRYPGKEIVAIFQPDRFSRGLRFAKEFAESMNLADYPFLVHFPENAKKEAGIDIDIHEIGQYLPRAIVIHEDEDAVKLLAEHDDVVFLFMSSKDIYKFEDMLIDYKSTH, encoded by the coding sequence ATGTATTATTTTATTGGAATTAAAGGTTCAGGTATGGCTTCTTTAGCAACAATACTATACGATTTGGGTCATAAAGTTGCTGGAAGTGATATTGATAAATATATATTTATAGAGGATGAATTGAAAAAAAGAGATATTCCTATTTATTCTTTTAACAAAAATAATATTAAAGATGGGTATGATGTCATTATTGGAAATGCCTTTGATGAATCAAATGAAGAAGTCAAAGAAGCACTAGCAAATCCAAATGTAAAAACACATACCTATTATGATTTTTTAGCTCAATTATTAGATAAATATGTTTCAATTGGAATTGCTGGAACACATGGTAAAACAACAACGACTGGGATGGCTTACCATCTCTTTAAAGACTATAATAAGACTTCAGTTTTGATTGGTGATGGAACTGGTCATGCGGTGAAAGATAGTCATTATTTTATTGCAGAAACTTGCGAATATCAAGATCATTTTCTACATTATCAGCCAACATATGCAGTAATTAACAATATCGAAATGGATCATGTTGATTATTTTCAATCAATCGAGCAATATGTTCAGTCATTTGAGCAATTTGCTAATCAAGTGAAAGATACGGTTGTTGTCTGGGGTGATGACCCGCATTTGCCACACTTGAATTATACTAAAAGAGTTTTAAAATTTGGAATAAGTGATAAAAATGATGTGATTGCTAAAAATATTATTAATAATAATCATGGATTGTATTTTGATGTTTATATTCATGGCGATTTATTTGGTCATTTTGCACTTCCTTTCTATGGAATGCATATGTTGTATGATTCTTTAGCAGTCATTACATTAGGATATTTAGAAAATATGGATGCTGATTACATCCAAAAACGTTTATCTACATTTGATGGAGTGAAACGCCGTTATACAGTTCAGGAAGTTGGGAATAATGTATATGTGGATGATTATGCACATCATCCAACAGCAATCAAATATGTCATTGAGGCAACGCGTTCTCGATATCCTGGTAAAGAAATTGTTGCTATTTTCCAACCTGATCGTTTTTCTAGAGGGCTGCGATTTGCAAAAGAATTTGCTGAGTCAATGAATTTAGCGGATTATCCATTCCTCGTACATTTTCCAGAGAATGCTAAAAAAGAAGCTGGAATAGATATCGATATTCATGAGATTGGTCAATATCTTCCACGTGCAATTGTGATTCATGAAGATGAAGATGCTGTCAAATTATTGGCAGAACATGATGATGTGGTTTTCTTGTTTATGAGTAGCAAGGATATTTATAAGTTTGAAGATATGCTGATTGATTATAAATCAACACATTAG
- the hisS gene encoding histidine--tRNA ligase has product MAYSAPRGTVDILSDNSGQWQQLEQLLRTICANYNVKEMRTPIFEHTELFTRAVGDTTDVVTKEMYTFEDKKGRSMTLRPEGTAGIARSYVENKLYALPEKLQKYYYMGPMFRYERPQSGRQRQFHQFGVEMIGLESPYVDVEAMVLAVTVVEALGLQDITLHINSLGDEESRDAYREALKKHFEPVIKDLCYDCQQRYEKNPLRILDCKVDREHPFMNDAPHTIDYLSENAKAHFDKVCELLDDLEIEYVIDTNLVRGLDYYSHTVFEVISDDPKLGAGATVGGGGRYNTLISELGGPDVPGVGFAFGMERLLIANSDVDAEEDGLDVYVMPLGNEAKDLAMQIVTMLRANGFTCDMDQCDRGLKGQFKSADRFHAHFSMIIGEEEVKKEVVNMKCNHSKEQNEVLLENIVAFIEAHYEGGHDHE; this is encoded by the coding sequence ATGGCATACAGTGCACCAAGAGGAACGGTTGATATTTTATCTGATAACTCAGGTCAATGGCAACAATTAGAACAATTATTAAGAACAATTTGTGCGAATTATAATGTAAAGGAAATGAGAACACCAATCTTTGAACATACAGAATTGTTTACAAGAGCAGTTGGTGATACAACTGATGTTGTGACAAAAGAGATGTATACCTTTGAAGATAAAAAGGGGCGTTCAATGACCTTAAGGCCTGAAGGAACAGCTGGGATTGCAAGAAGTTATGTAGAAAATAAACTTTATGCATTACCTGAAAAATTACAAAAGTATTACTATATGGGACCAATGTTTAGGTATGAAAGACCACAAAGTGGAAGGCAAAGACAATTCCATCAATTCGGAGTTGAAATGATTGGGTTGGAATCACCATATGTAGATGTTGAAGCCATGGTGCTTGCAGTGACTGTTGTGGAGGCTTTAGGACTTCAAGATATTACTTTACATATCAATTCATTAGGTGATGAAGAGTCAAGAGATGCTTATCGTGAGGCCTTGAAAAAACATTTTGAACCTGTTATTAAAGATTTATGTTATGATTGCCAGCAAAGATATGAAAAGAACCCTTTACGTATCTTAGATTGTAAAGTCGATAGAGAGCATCCTTTTATGAATGATGCACCACATACAATAGATTATTTAAGTGAGAATGCGAAAGCTCATTTTGATAAAGTCTGTGAATTACTTGATGATTTAGAAATCGAATATGTTATTGATACAAATCTTGTTCGTGGTCTAGACTACTATTCACATACTGTATTCGAAGTTATTTCTGATGATCCAAAATTAGGAGCTGGAGCCACTGTCGGTGGTGGAGGAAGATATAATACTCTTATCAGTGAACTTGGCGGTCCTGACGTACCTGGTGTTGGTTTTGCATTTGGAATGGAAAGGTTGTTAATTGCTAATAGTGATGTAGATGCTGAAGAAGATGGCTTAGATGTTTATGTTATGCCACTTGGAAATGAAGCAAAAGATCTAGCAATGCAAATTGTTACAATGCTACGTGCCAATGGATTCACATGTGATATGGATCAATGTGATAGAGGGTTAAAAGGACAATTTAAGTCAGCAGATCGATTCCATGCACATTTTTCTATGATTATAGGTGAAGAAGAAGTGAAAAAAGAAGTTGTGAATATGAAATGCAATCATTCTAAGGAACAAAATGAAGTGCTTTTAGAAAATATTGTTGCGTTTATTGAAGCACATTATGAGGGAGGACATGATCATGAATAG
- the pgeF gene encoding peptidoglycan editing factor PgeF, producing MKLIPWECFDEIEAYTTCAYDDFHNIMDMSFHNENNQKVLKNRETLAKQLHTDLNHMVATFQQHTTNFKEVTYLDGGKGMYTRDDAFIGYDAMYTRDKHLWLWTFHADCCPVLLYCRDQGIVAAIHSGWKGTVGEIVKKVTQHLIQEEKCLPKHIYAYIGPSINQENFEAKDDIIDLVKQMSFDTSSFYIKKEDGAYLLNSKGLIKQQLLNLGVKEEHITVSPYCTIKDEDLFFSYRRDKSPHRNITLIQRK from the coding sequence ATGAAATTAATACCATGGGAATGCTTTGATGAAATTGAAGCATATACAACTTGTGCCTATGATGACTTTCATAACATCATGGATATGAGTTTTCATAACGAAAACAATCAAAAAGTTTTAAAAAACAGAGAAACCTTAGCAAAACAATTACATACTGATTTAAATCATATGGTTGCAACATTTCAGCAACATACAACGAACTTTAAAGAAGTGACATATCTTGATGGTGGTAAAGGCATGTATACACGTGATGATGCTTTTATAGGTTATGATGCTATGTATACCAGAGATAAACATCTATGGCTATGGACATTCCATGCTGATTGTTGTCCTGTTTTGCTGTATTGTCGAGATCAGGGAATTGTTGCTGCTATCCATTCAGGCTGGAAAGGAACTGTTGGGGAAATTGTCAAAAAGGTCACCCAGCATCTCATTCAAGAAGAAAAATGTTTACCTAAACATATTTACGCTTATATTGGACCTTCTATTAATCAAGAGAATTTTGAAGCCAAAGATGATATTATTGATTTGGTTAAACAGATGTCTTTTGATACATCATCATTCTATATAAAAAAAGAAGATGGTGCCTATCTTCTCAACAGCAAAGGACTGATTAAACAACAATTATTGAATTTAGGTGTTAAAGAAGAACACATAACAGTTTCTCCTTATTGTACAATAAAAGATGAAGACCTTTTCTTCTCCTATCGTAGAGATAAAAGTCCTCACCGCAATATTACACTTATTCAACGCAAGTAA
- the aspS gene encoding aspartate--tRNA ligase, protein MNRTHNNGQLRMSHVGDNVELIGWVAKKRNLGALVFIDLRDRYGVTQIIFDESFEERLKEVKNEYILQVKGSVIERSSKNPKMATGDIEVQAKDFQIINTAKLTPMIVADETDALEETRMQYRYLDLRRPMMQENLMTRHKITRSIREYLDNLDFIDIETPYLNRSTPEGARDFLVPSRVHKGEFYALPQSPQLFKQLLMVSGFEKYYQIARCFRDEDLRADRQIEFTQVDVEMSFLSTDRILEIGEGMIAKVMHDVKGIDIELPLRRLTWHEAMEKYGIDKPDTRFGLELVNLNHIVADVDFAVFKNALEAHGHVKGINVVAQAQEFSRKKIDNLTEIAKTYKAKGLAWLKVSEAGVQGPIAKFFTEEQMNTLLTAMNAKENDLLLFVGDPKYEVVCDSLAAIRNYLGKELKLYDPSTFDFLWVVDFPMFEYDDETQRYYAKHHPFTRPKDEDIDKLETDPENCLADAYDIVLNGFELGGGSQRIYEQNLQERAFKALGFTQEQIDSQFGWFVEGLQYGTPPHGGFALGLDRVAMLLCGCDSLRDVIAFPKNTSATCPMSKAPTPVAKAQLDELGIGVNKNESTESK, encoded by the coding sequence ATGAATAGAACACATAATAATGGTCAATTAAGAATGTCTCATGTTGGAGATAATGTTGAGTTAATTGGTTGGGTTGCTAAGAAAAGAAATTTAGGGGCTTTGGTTTTTATTGATTTAAGAGATCGTTATGGAGTGACTCAAATCATTTTTGATGAATCTTTTGAGGAAAGATTAAAAGAAGTTAAAAATGAATATATTTTACAAGTCAAGGGTAGTGTTATTGAAAGATCTTCAAAGAATCCAAAAATGGCAACAGGAGATATTGAAGTTCAAGCAAAAGACTTTCAGATTATCAATACTGCTAAGCTTACACCAATGATTGTAGCAGATGAAACTGATGCTTTAGAAGAAACAAGAATGCAATATCGTTATTTAGATTTAAGAAGACCAATGATGCAAGAAAATCTTATGACAAGACATAAGATTACACGCAGTATCAGAGAATATTTGGATAACTTGGATTTTATTGATATTGAAACACCATACTTAAATAGATCAACGCCTGAAGGGGCGAGAGATTTCTTGGTACCATCACGTGTTCATAAAGGTGAGTTTTATGCTTTGCCACAGTCACCGCAATTATTTAAGCAGTTATTAATGGTTTCGGGCTTTGAAAAGTATTATCAAATTGCTCGTTGTTTTAGAGATGAAGATTTACGTGCTGATCGTCAAATTGAATTTACGCAAGTAGATGTTGAAATGAGTTTTTTATCTACTGATCGTATTTTAGAAATTGGTGAAGGTATGATTGCAAAAGTCATGCATGATGTCAAAGGCATTGATATTGAATTACCACTGAGAAGATTAACTTGGCATGAAGCAATGGAAAAGTATGGCATTGATAAACCTGATACACGTTTTGGTTTAGAATTGGTAAACTTAAATCACATTGTAGCAGATGTTGACTTTGCAGTTTTTAAAAATGCATTAGAAGCACATGGCCATGTTAAAGGTATAAATGTCGTTGCACAGGCTCAAGAATTTTCACGTAAGAAGATTGATAACTTGACTGAAATTGCCAAAACATATAAGGCGAAAGGATTGGCTTGGTTAAAAGTAAGTGAAGCTGGTGTGCAAGGACCAATTGCTAAATTCTTTACAGAAGAACAAATGAATACATTATTAACGGCTATGAATGCAAAAGAAAATGATTTGTTATTATTTGTAGGAGACCCAAAATATGAAGTGGTTTGTGATTCATTGGCAGCTATTCGTAATTATTTAGGAAAAGAATTAAAATTATATGATCCTTCAACATTTGATTTCTTATGGGTTGTAGATTTTCCAATGTTTGAATATGATGATGAGACACAAAGATATTATGCCAAACATCATCCATTTACAAGACCGAAAGATGAAGATATTGATAAACTAGAAACTGATCCAGAAAACTGTTTGGCAGATGCTTATGATATTGTTCTCAATGGTTTTGAATTGGGTGGTGGTTCACAGAGAATTTATGAACAAAATCTTCAGGAAAGAGCTTTTAAAGCTTTAGGATTTACACAAGAACAAATTGATTCTCAATTTGGGTGGTTTGTTGAAGGATTACAATATGGGACACCTCCACATGGTGGATTTGCTTTAGGCTTAGATAGAGTCGCAATGTTGCTTTGTGGATGTGATTCACTTAGAGATGTAATAGCATTTCCTAAGAACACCAGTGCAACTTGTCCAATGTCAAAAGCACCTACACCAGTTGCTAAGGCTCAGTTAGATGAATTAGGAATAGGAGTCAATAAGAATGAATCAACAGAGAGTAAATAA